ATATTCAGCTTTGAGTATATATAAATTTAGGTGGTACCACGGAAAATATATCCGTCCTATTGATTTAGGACGGATTTTTTAATATAGAAAATTTAGGAGGCAAAATGAACGTTATAGGAATTATAGGTGCAATGGATGAAGAAGTAAGTATATTAGTAAATTTAATGGATATTAAAGAAACTGTAAAAAAAGCTAGCTTAGAATTTCATAAAGGGACTTTAGAAGGAAAAAATGTAGTATTAGTAAGGTGTGGCATAGGAAAAGTTAACTCTGCTCTTTGTGCACAAATATTAATAAGTGAATTTAAAGTTGATGCTATTGTCAATACAGGTGTTGCGGGGGCTTTAAATGAAAATCTTGATGTCAATGATATAGTAATTTCAACGGATGCAATACAATACGATGTAGATACTACTGCATTTGGAGACCCTAAAGGTGTTATACCAAGAATGGAAACATCTGTATTTAAAGCAGATGAAAGACTTGTAGAAGCTGCTTATAAATCTTCTATAGAAGAGACAAAAACTCATAAAGTATTAAAAGGAAGAGTAGTAACAGGAGATATATTTATAAACTCTAAAGAATTAAAAGAAGAATTAGTAAATGATTTTAATGGGTATTGTGGAGAGATGGAAGGTGGAGCTATAGCTCATGTATGTTACTTAAATAATATTCCATTTGTCATAATAAGAGCGATGTCTGATAAAGCAGATGGAAGTGCTGGCGTTGCATATGAAGTATTTGTACATGAGGCAGCCAACAATTCTAAAGATATCGTATTAAGTATGTTAAAATCAATATAAATATATAAGGAGGTACAAAGAAAATGAGTGAAAAAAAAGTTATATTTAGTGGTGCACAACCATCAGGAAAAATGACTTTAGGAAATTATTTAGGAGCTATAAAAAACTGGACTGAACTTCAAGATAATTATGATTGCTATTATAGTATAGTTGATTTACATGCAATAACAGTACCTCAAGACCCTAAAGTTTTGAGAGCTAATGCTATAGAGTTGCTTGCTCAATATATAGCTTGTGGATTAGACCCAGAAAAAAATACTATATTCATACAATCACATGTCAAAGAGCATGTTGAACTTATGTGGGTATTGAATACAATGACTTATATGGGTGAATTAAGTAGAATGACTCAATTTAAAGATAAATCACAAAAGAGTGAAGCAAATCTAAATGCAGGTTTATTCACATATCCAGTTCTTATGGCTGCTGATATATTGTTGTATCAAACTGATTTAGTTCCAGTTGGAGATGACCAAAAGCAACATTTAGAGTTAGCACGTGATTTAGCAAATAGATTTAATAATAGATTTTCACCTACTTTTGTAGTTCCAGAAGGATACTATCCAAAAGGTGGAGCAAGAGTAATGAGTTTACAAGAACCAACTAAGAAAATGAGTAAATCTGATTCAAATGACAATGCATTTATATTGTTGGCAGACGATTCAGATTCTATAAAGAGAAAAATAAAGAGAAGTGTTACTGATTCTTTAGGCGTTGTAAAGTATACTGATGA
This sequence is a window from Clostridioides difficile. Protein-coding genes within it:
- a CDS encoding 5'-methylthioadenosine/adenosylhomocysteine nucleosidase → MNVIGIIGAMDEEVSILVNLMDIKETVKKASLEFHKGTLEGKNVVLVRCGIGKVNSALCAQILISEFKVDAIVNTGVAGALNENLDVNDIVISTDAIQYDVDTTAFGDPKGVIPRMETSVFKADERLVEAAYKSSIEETKTHKVLKGRVVTGDIFINSKELKEELVNDFNGYCGEMEGGAIAHVCYLNNIPFVIIRAMSDKADGSAGVAYEVFVHEAANNSKDIVLSMLKSI
- the trpS gene encoding tryptophan--tRNA ligase — protein: MSEKKVIFSGAQPSGKMTLGNYLGAIKNWTELQDNYDCYYSIVDLHAITVPQDPKVLRANAIELLAQYIACGLDPEKNTIFIQSHVKEHVELMWVLNTMTYMGELSRMTQFKDKSQKSEANLNAGLFTYPVLMAADILLYQTDLVPVGDDQKQHLELARDLANRFNNRFSPTFVVPEGYYPKGGARVMSLQEPTKKMSKSDSNDNAFILLADDSDSIKRKIKRSVTDSLGVVKYTDEQPGIKNLLDIYSNLSKKSVEEIVNMYEGKGYGVFKEDVAEVVSEALRPIREKYVDLLNNKDYLEKIYTMGAEKAEKQARKTLRKVYKKVGFIERRY